From one Pseudomonas sp. B21-048 genomic stretch:
- a CDS encoding cysteine desulfurase family protein produces the protein MNKRPLYFDYAATTPVDERVIKVMVECLGFTGNFGNPASSSHAFGQQARQSVEQARRQVAGLVGALAEQIVWTSGATESNNLALKGVAQARGVSGGHIITSQIEHKAILDTAKQLQDAGVAVTYLVPDAEGLITPQAVSEAMREDTFLVSLMLVNNELGTVNDIPAIGQVVRDRDALFHVDAAQGAGKVAIDLARWPVDLMSFSAHKVYGPKGIGALYVGPRAQPRLQAQIHGGGHEGGLRSGTLATHQIAAMGMAFALAAQLFNEEKATITRLRERLLEPLLNIPGVRLNGSPTQRIPHTLSLTFNEGEFSSAALSTSIAFSATSACNSASNAPSHVLLALGHDARSASRTIRLSLGRFTTEQDIDQAVHLIKATCASAPAFWATGP, from the coding sequence ATGAATAAACGTCCGTTGTATTTCGACTACGCCGCCACCACGCCGGTGGATGAGCGGGTCATCAAGGTCATGGTCGAGTGTTTGGGTTTCACCGGTAACTTCGGCAATCCAGCGTCCAGCTCCCATGCCTTCGGCCAACAGGCCCGACAATCGGTCGAGCAGGCACGGCGCCAGGTCGCCGGATTGGTGGGCGCCCTGGCGGAGCAGATTGTCTGGACTTCCGGCGCCACCGAATCCAACAACCTTGCCCTCAAGGGCGTGGCCCAGGCCCGCGGTGTATCCGGCGGCCACATCATCACCAGCCAGATCGAACACAAAGCGATTCTCGACACTGCAAAACAATTGCAGGATGCAGGCGTTGCGGTGACGTATCTGGTGCCCGATGCCGAAGGCCTGATTACCCCGCAAGCGGTCAGCGAAGCGATGCGCGAGGACACCTTTCTGGTGTCATTGATGCTGGTCAATAACGAACTGGGCACCGTCAACGATATCCCGGCCATCGGCCAAGTGGTGCGTGATCGCGATGCGTTGTTCCATGTCGATGCGGCCCAGGGCGCGGGCAAAGTGGCGATCGATCTGGCCCGGTGGCCGGTGGATTTGATGTCGTTCTCGGCGCACAAGGTCTACGGTCCCAAAGGCATCGGCGCGCTGTATGTCGGTCCTCGTGCGCAGCCGCGTCTGCAGGCGCAGATCCACGGAGGTGGTCACGAAGGAGGTTTACGTTCCGGCACTCTGGCGACGCACCAGATTGCCGCAATGGGAATGGCCTTCGCATTGGCGGCGCAATTGTTCAATGAAGAAAAAGCCACCATTACGCGTCTGCGTGAGCGCTTGCTCGAGCCGCTGCTGAACATTCCGGGTGTGCGCCTCAATGGCAGCCCGACCCAGCGCATTCCCCATACCCTGAGCCTGACTTTCAACGAAGGCGAATTCAGTTCCGCGGCGTTGAGTACCTCGATCGCGTTTTCCGCGACCTCGGCCTGTAATTCCGCCAGCAATGCGCCGTCCCATGTGCTGCTGGCCCTGGGGCATGACGCACGCTCGGCCAGTCGCACCATTCGCTTGAGCCTGGGGCGTTTCACCACCGAACAGGATATCGATCAAGCGGTACACCTGATTAAAGCAACTTGCGCCAGTGCTCCGGCATTCTGGGCGACAGGTCCTTAA
- a CDS encoding aminopeptidase P family protein, translated as MSTQPLTNGLVPQRLAQTRELMSREGIHALLVPSADPHLSEYLPGYWQGRQWLSGFHGSVGTLIVTPDFAGVWADSRYWEQASKELKGSGIELVKLQPGQPGPLDWLAEQTPEGGVVAVDGAVMAVASARTLSSKLEERGARLRTDIDLLSEVWSDRPSLPNEPIYQHLPPQATVSRGEKLAKLREVLKERGADWHFIATLDDIAWLFNLRGGDVSFNPVFVSFALISQQQATLFVALSKVSAELRAILEQDGVTLRDYSEVATALRAVPSGESLQVDPARVTAGLLDNLNSGVKLLEGLNPTTLAKSQKSLADAEHIRRAMEQDGAALCEFFAWLEAALGRERITELTIDEHLTAARTRRPDYVSLSFNTIAAFNANGAMPHYHATEEEHAVIEGDGLLLIDSGGQYLGGTTDITRMVPVGAPTDEQKRDCTRVLKGVIALSRAQFPRGILSPLLDAIARAPIWAESVDYGHGTGHGVGYFLNVHEGPQVIAYQAAAAPQTAMQPGMITSIEPGTYRPGRWGVRIENLVLNREAGKSEFGEFLKFETLTLCPIDTRCLEPSLLTEDEKQWFNGYHAEVRERLSPLLDGAALEWLNTRTAAI; from the coding sequence ATGAGTACACAGCCTTTGACCAATGGATTGGTACCCCAGCGCCTGGCGCAAACCCGCGAGCTGATGAGCCGGGAGGGCATTCATGCTCTGCTGGTGCCGTCAGCGGACCCGCACCTGTCGGAATACCTGCCGGGCTATTGGCAGGGACGGCAGTGGCTGTCGGGTTTTCATGGCTCGGTGGGCACGCTGATTGTCACGCCGGATTTTGCCGGCGTCTGGGCCGACAGCCGCTATTGGGAACAAGCGAGCAAGGAGCTCAAGGGCAGCGGCATCGAACTGGTCAAGCTGCAACCGGGTCAACCCGGCCCGCTCGATTGGCTGGCCGAGCAAACCCCTGAAGGCGGTGTCGTCGCAGTCGATGGTGCGGTGATGGCCGTGGCCTCCGCGCGTACTTTGAGCAGCAAACTCGAAGAGCGCGGCGCACGTCTGCGCACCGACATCGACCTGCTGAGTGAAGTCTGGAGTGATCGTCCAAGTCTGCCGAACGAGCCGATCTATCAACATTTGCCGCCTCAGGCGACGGTCAGCCGTGGCGAAAAACTCGCCAAACTGCGTGAGGTGCTGAAAGAGCGCGGTGCCGACTGGCACTTCATCGCCACCCTCGATGACATCGCCTGGCTGTTCAACCTGCGCGGCGGCGATGTGTCGTTCAACCCGGTGTTCGTGTCCTTCGCCCTGATCAGCCAGCAGCAGGCCACCTTGTTCGTGGCCCTTAGTAAAGTGAGCGCCGAGTTGCGCGCCATTCTTGAACAGGACGGCGTGACCCTGCGCGATTACAGCGAAGTGGCCACCGCCTTGCGTGCCGTGCCGAGTGGCGAGAGCCTGCAAGTCGATCCGGCGCGAGTCACGGCCGGTTTGCTGGATAACCTGAACAGCGGCGTGAAACTGCTCGAAGGCCTGAACCCGACTACTCTGGCCAAGTCGCAGAAAAGCCTGGCCGATGCCGAGCACATTCGTCGGGCCATGGAACAGGATGGCGCGGCGCTGTGCGAATTCTTCGCCTGGCTGGAAGCGGCGTTGGGGCGTGAGCGCATTACCGAACTGACCATCGACGAACACCTGACCGCTGCACGAACCCGGCGTCCGGATTATGTGTCTCTAAGCTTCAACACCATTGCGGCGTTCAATGCCAACGGCGCCATGCCGCACTACCACGCCACCGAAGAGGAACATGCGGTGATCGAGGGTGACGGTCTGTTGTTGATCGACTCCGGCGGCCAATACCTGGGCGGCACCACTGACATCACCCGAATGGTGCCGGTGGGTGCGCCGACTGACGAGCAGAAGCGCGATTGCACCCGCGTGCTCAAAGGCGTGATTGCACTCTCGCGTGCCCAATTCCCACGAGGCATTCTGTCGCCGTTGCTGGACGCTATTGCCCGAGCCCCGATCTGGGCCGAAAGCGTCGACTACGGTCACGGCACCGGTCATGGCGTCGGCTACTTCCTCAATGTTCACGAAGGCCCGCAAGTCATCGCCTATCAGGCCGCGGCGGCACCGCAAACCGCGATGCAGCCGGGGATGATCACGTCGATCGAACCGGGCACTTACCGCCCGGGTCGCTGGGGTGTGCGGATCGAGAATCTGGTATTGAACCGCGAGGCGGGCAAAAGCGAATTCGGTGAGTTCCTGAAATTCGAAACCCTGACCCTGTGCCCGATCGACACCCGTTGTCTGGAACCGTCGCTGCTGACCGAAGATGAGAAGCAGTGGTTCAACGGCTATCACGCCGAAGTGCGGGAACGCTTGAGCCCGTTGCTCGACGGTGCGGCCCTCGAATGGTTGAACACCCGAACCGCGGCTATTTGA